Proteins encoded within one genomic window of Cellulomonas xiejunii:
- a CDS encoding FtsK/SpoIIIE domain-containing protein, with translation MTDRTVEVDVVVTADAGATVADVADTFVRAEAVAGRIISGPVTLALSPPDGGAPRTLASRAGLAEAGLRAGSTVGLTPVVDEPSGTGVAPQDAHARLTVVSGPDAGLEVHLPRGTTTVGRGRHCDVRLTDATVSTTHARVVVGDAVEVVDAGSSNGVVIGWGRVERAVVGPRDYVVLGETIFTLTRVRPADGSGDGSAVVAFNRSPRVVPVHPERTVEAPAPPEPARPGRFPAVALAAPVVMGAVLYAIMPRATTLVFLALSPLLLVAGWVDKRFTERRRLKEETAAFRTSLDALDADLTADLQKERLARLGELPSTGQAVRAARDLGPVLWSRRPGEPAFLALRLGVGTSTSRTTLRLPPRGRASAEHWALVEQLRDRFADVHGVPVEVALRDVGSVGVAGPRAQVDDVARALLAQLVCLHAPSELVVTGVASSSSRDRWDWLKWLPHVASPHSPLTGPHLAADPMTSTRVVTALEELVAARQALGRHGEAAEPAVLLVVEDDAQAERGRLVRLAEDGPGVGVHVLWCAAQVEALPAACRAFLAVDDTGGRVGRTRDGRWDAVTCERVDVPAATDLARRLAAVVDDGTPVVDESDLPRAVGQLSLLGPEVADDPGAVVERWHETGSVLARTGPAVRRRGDAGLRAVVGQGATGQFVLDLRTQGPHALVGGTTGSGKSEFLQSWVLGLATAHSPDRVTFLFVDYKGGAAFGDCVELPHAVGLVTDLSPHLVRRALVSLRAELRRREHLLQRKGVKDLLTLERTGDPQTPPSLVIVVDEFAALAADVPEFVDGVVDVAQRGRSLGLHLVLATQRPAGVIKDNLRANTNLRIALRMADEADSTDVLGTPLAAGFDPAVPGRGAVRTGPGRLALFQAGYAGGRSNATTPRAAVALESLEFGPGEPWDLPTPVDVPLPDDEGPTDLERTVRTLRAAARTAAIPPPRRPWLPELAPVRALEEVVDPARPGLVLGVVDRPAHQEQHPWVWDPDAEGSLVVLGTSGSGKSTALRTLAVSAALGVLGAGGPVHVHGLDLGSGGLAMLEELPVVGSVVDGSDTERLQRLMRTLRAALDDRATRYAAVRAGSLTDYRALSGRQDEPRLLLLIDGLAAFREAHEADAGRTGAWSVLQRLVAEGRPLGVHVAMSAERPGALPTSLAGSVARRLVLRQADESAYSVLDVPKDVLRPESPPGRGVFAGEADELQVAVPGGRSAPAEQSTAICAVAHRLRAAGVPQTPPVQRLPTLVAAATLPATVDGLPVLGIADDTLAPCGFAPRGTFLLAGMPGSGRTTALVALGDALRRALPDASLYYVGARRSPVRERVAWSGTASTPEEIASLARDLLPQLTAAPIDGTPVVLVVEAIADLLGGPAEQALTEAVRTARRNDHFVLAESETSTWGSSWPLVAEVRNGRRGLVLQPDHMDGDALFRTAFPRMGRAEFPPGRGVLVEQGRMRRVQLPVAD, from the coding sequence GTGACGGACCGCACCGTCGAGGTGGACGTCGTCGTGACCGCGGACGCGGGCGCGACGGTCGCGGACGTCGCCGACACGTTCGTGCGGGCCGAGGCGGTCGCCGGGCGGATCATCTCGGGCCCCGTCACCCTCGCGCTCTCCCCGCCGGACGGCGGGGCGCCGCGCACTCTGGCGTCTCGCGCCGGCCTCGCCGAGGCGGGCCTGCGCGCAGGCTCGACGGTCGGCCTGACGCCGGTCGTCGACGAGCCGTCCGGCACGGGCGTCGCGCCCCAGGACGCGCACGCCCGCCTGACGGTGGTCAGCGGCCCGGACGCCGGCCTCGAGGTCCACCTGCCGCGCGGCACGACGACGGTCGGGCGCGGACGGCACTGCGACGTGCGGCTCACCGACGCGACCGTCTCCACGACGCACGCGCGGGTGGTCGTCGGTGACGCAGTCGAGGTGGTGGACGCCGGGTCGTCGAACGGGGTCGTCATCGGGTGGGGCCGGGTCGAGCGTGCGGTCGTGGGGCCGCGGGACTACGTGGTGCTCGGCGAGACCATCTTCACGCTCACGCGCGTGCGGCCGGCGGACGGCTCCGGCGACGGGTCGGCGGTCGTGGCGTTCAACCGGTCCCCGCGGGTCGTGCCGGTGCACCCCGAGCGGACCGTGGAGGCGCCCGCACCCCCCGAGCCGGCGCGGCCCGGACGCTTCCCCGCGGTGGCGCTGGCCGCCCCGGTCGTCATGGGCGCGGTGCTCTACGCGATCATGCCCCGCGCCACGACGCTCGTGTTCCTCGCCCTGAGCCCTCTACTGCTCGTCGCGGGCTGGGTCGACAAGCGGTTCACGGAGCGGCGGCGGCTCAAGGAGGAGACCGCGGCGTTCCGGACGTCGCTCGACGCGCTCGACGCGGACCTGACGGCGGACCTGCAGAAGGAGCGGCTGGCTCGCCTGGGCGAGCTGCCCTCGACCGGGCAGGCGGTCCGCGCCGCTCGTGACCTCGGCCCCGTGCTGTGGTCGCGGCGCCCCGGCGAGCCCGCCTTCCTGGCCCTGCGGCTGGGCGTCGGCACGTCGACGTCCCGCACGACGTTGCGGCTCCCTCCCCGCGGACGAGCGAGCGCCGAGCACTGGGCGCTGGTGGAACAGCTGCGCGACCGGTTCGCCGACGTGCACGGCGTGCCCGTCGAGGTCGCGCTGCGAGACGTCGGGTCAGTGGGTGTCGCCGGTCCGCGCGCGCAGGTGGACGACGTCGCGCGGGCCCTCCTCGCTCAGCTGGTCTGCCTGCACGCGCCCTCCGAGCTCGTCGTCACGGGTGTGGCGTCGTCGTCCAGCCGGGACCGGTGGGACTGGCTCAAGTGGCTGCCGCACGTCGCCTCCCCGCACAGCCCGCTGACGGGTCCCCACCTGGCGGCCGACCCGATGACGTCCACCCGGGTCGTCACGGCGCTCGAGGAGCTGGTCGCGGCACGGCAGGCCCTCGGGCGGCACGGCGAGGCGGCCGAGCCCGCCGTGCTCCTCGTCGTCGAGGACGACGCGCAGGCCGAGCGCGGGCGGCTGGTCCGCCTCGCCGAGGACGGCCCGGGCGTCGGCGTGCACGTGCTGTGGTGCGCGGCGCAGGTCGAGGCGCTGCCCGCCGCGTGCCGCGCCTTCCTCGCGGTCGACGACACCGGGGGACGGGTGGGCAGGACACGTGACGGCCGGTGGGACGCCGTCACGTGCGAGCGCGTCGACGTGCCCGCGGCGACGGACCTCGCGCGCCGCCTCGCCGCCGTCGTGGACGACGGGACGCCGGTCGTCGACGAGTCGGACCTGCCGCGCGCCGTCGGGCAGCTGAGCCTGCTCGGGCCGGAGGTCGCCGACGACCCCGGAGCGGTCGTCGAGCGCTGGCACGAGACCGGTTCCGTCCTGGCGCGGACCGGTCCCGCCGTGCGGCGCCGGGGGGACGCCGGTCTGCGGGCCGTCGTCGGGCAGGGCGCGACCGGTCAGTTCGTGCTCGACCTGCGCACGCAGGGACCGCATGCGCTCGTCGGCGGGACGACGGGGTCCGGCAAGAGCGAGTTCCTGCAGTCGTGGGTCCTGGGCCTGGCGACGGCGCACAGCCCTGACCGGGTCACGTTCCTCTTCGTCGACTACAAGGGCGGCGCGGCCTTCGGCGACTGCGTGGAGCTGCCGCACGCGGTCGGGCTCGTCACCGACCTGTCACCCCATCTCGTGCGGCGCGCGCTCGTCTCCTTGCGCGCCGAGCTGCGGCGGCGCGAGCACCTGCTGCAGCGCAAGGGCGTCAAGGACCTCCTCACGCTGGAGCGCACGGGCGACCCGCAGACGCCACCGTCGCTCGTCATCGTCGTGGACGAGTTCGCCGCGCTCGCGGCCGACGTGCCCGAGTTCGTCGACGGCGTCGTCGACGTCGCGCAGCGGGGCCGCTCCCTCGGTCTGCACCTCGTCCTGGCCACGCAGCGGCCGGCGGGCGTCATCAAGGACAACCTGCGCGCCAACACGAACCTGCGCATCGCGCTGCGGATGGCCGACGAGGCTGATTCGACGGACGTCCTCGGCACACCGCTCGCAGCCGGGTTCGACCCGGCGGTCCCCGGCCGGGGGGCGGTCCGGACCGGGCCCGGGCGGCTGGCGCTCTTCCAGGCCGGGTACGCCGGTGGGCGCTCGAACGCGACGACGCCGCGCGCCGCCGTCGCGCTCGAGAGCCTGGAGTTCGGTCCGGGCGAGCCCTGGGACCTCCCGACTCCGGTCGACGTCCCGCTCCCGGACGACGAGGGGCCGACCGACCTCGAGCGGACCGTGCGCACGTTGCGGGCCGCGGCGCGCACCGCGGCGATCCCCCCGCCGCGCCGCCCGTGGCTGCCCGAGCTCGCGCCCGTGCGGGCGCTCGAGGAGGTCGTCGACCCGGCACGGCCCGGTCTCGTCCTGGGCGTCGTGGACCGGCCGGCGCACCAGGAGCAGCACCCGTGGGTGTGGGACCCGGATGCCGAGGGGTCGTTGGTCGTGCTCGGGACGAGCGGGTCCGGCAAGTCGACCGCGCTGCGCACACTGGCCGTCAGCGCGGCGCTCGGCGTCCTCGGGGCGGGGGGGCCGGTCCACGTCCACGGCCTGGACCTGGGGTCGGGAGGCCTGGCGATGCTCGAGGAGCTGCCCGTCGTCGGCTCGGTCGTCGACGGCTCGGACACCGAGCGGCTGCAACGCCTGATGCGCACCCTGCGCGCCGCGCTCGACGACCGCGCCACCCGCTACGCGGCCGTCCGCGCCGGGTCCCTCACCGACTACCGCGCGCTGAGCGGACGGCAGGACGAGCCGCGGCTGCTGCTGCTGATCGACGGGCTGGCCGCATTCCGGGAGGCGCACGAGGCCGACGCCGGACGCACGGGGGCGTGGTCCGTGCTGCAGCGGCTCGTCGCCGAGGGGCGGCCGCTTGGCGTGCACGTCGCGATGTCGGCCGAGCGGCCCGGCGCGCTGCCCACGTCGCTCGCGGGCAGCGTCGCACGGCGCCTCGTGCTGCGGCAGGCGGACGAGAGCGCGTACAGCGTGCTCGACGTGCCCAAGGACGTGCTGCGCCCGGAGTCGCCCCCGGGTCGCGGTGTGTTCGCCGGGGAGGCTGACGAGCTGCAGGTTGCCGTCCCGGGCGGCCGCAGCGCACCCGCCGAGCAGTCGACGGCGATCTGCGCGGTCGCGCACCGCCTGCGCGCGGCCGGGGTCCCGCAGACGCCCCCCGTGCAACGGCTTCCGACGCTCGTCGCAGCAGCCACCCTGCCGGCCACCGTGGACGGCCTGCCCGTGCTCGGGATCGCCGACGACACGCTCGCTCCCTGCGGGTTCGCTCCGCGCGGCACGTTCCTCCTCGCAGGCATGCCGGGCTCCGGGCGGACGACCGCGCTCGTCGCGCTCGGTGACGCGCTCCGCCGCGCGCTGCCCGACGCGTCGCTGTACTACGTCGGGGCGCGCCGCTCGCCGGTGCGCGAGAGGGTCGCCTGGTCGGGCACCGCGAGCACCCCCGAGGAGATCGCGTCGCTCGCCCGCGACCTGCTGCCGCAGCTCACCGCCGCGCCAATCGACGGCACGCCCGTCGTCCTGGTCGTCGAGGCCATCGCCGACCTGCTGGGAGGCCCCGCGGAGCAGGCGCTCACCGAGGCCGTGCGCACCGCACGGCGCAACGACCACTTCGTCCTCGCGGAGTCGGAGACCAGCACGTGGGGCTCGTCGTGGCCGCTCGTGGCCGAGGTGCGCAACGGGCGGCGCGGCCTGGTGCTGCAGCCGGACCACATGGACGGCGACGCGCTGTTCCGCACGGCGTTCCCCCGGATGGGGCGCGCCGAGTTCCCGCCCGGGCGCGGCGTGCTGGTGGAACAGGGGCGCATGAGGCGCGTGCAGCTCCCCGTCGCCGACTGA
- a CDS encoding class F sortase produces MRWWSGAAASTTVLVVALTACTTAPPVAPAPTRSAAAVRPTASVEASTIASQRPPVMAASAPVRVEIPAIGVDSELMRLGLQDDGTMEVPPAGFPAGWYDGAPTPGELGPAVIAGHVDWTTGPGVFYDLAQVSVGDEVRVSRADGTTPVFAVTAVEEHPKDEFPTAAVYGDLDHAGLRLITCGGDWDGSVRHYTANVVVFAELVRPG; encoded by the coding sequence ATGAGGTGGTGGTCGGGTGCCGCGGCGAGCACGACCGTGCTCGTCGTGGCCCTGACCGCCTGCACCACCGCGCCGCCCGTCGCACCGGCGCCGACGCGGTCGGCCGCCGCCGTGCGACCCACGGCCTCCGTGGAGGCGTCGACGATCGCGTCGCAGCGGCCGCCGGTGATGGCGGCTTCCGCCCCCGTCCGGGTGGAGATCCCCGCGATCGGCGTCGACTCCGAGCTGATGCGGCTGGGCCTGCAGGACGACGGCACCATGGAGGTGCCGCCCGCAGGGTTCCCCGCGGGCTGGTACGACGGCGCGCCGACCCCGGGTGAGCTCGGCCCGGCGGTCATCGCCGGTCACGTCGACTGGACCACCGGACCCGGCGTCTTCTACGACCTCGCGCAGGTGTCCGTCGGCGACGAGGTCAGGGTGAGCCGCGCCGACGGGACGACGCCCGTGTTCGCCGTGACAGCGGTGGAGGAGCACCCGAAGGACGAGTTCCCGACCGCGGCCGTGTACGGCGACCTCGACCATGCAGGGCTGCGGCTGATCACCTGCGGTGGCGACTGGGACGGGTCGGTGCGCCACTACACGGCCAACGTCGTCGTCTTCGCGGAGCTCGTCCGCCCGGGCTGA
- a CDS encoding ice-binding family protein, whose translation MRITTVARNHAGRRTAAVVTVAAAVALAVALASSAQAAPVRVPLATADAFAILAGAGITNTGSTTVAGDIGTSPTPSITGAGSITQTGATHAADAVADRAKTDLVAAYDQAAGQGPVVAVPVELGGLTLTSGVYSSDDALGITGTLTLDGGGDPGAVFVFQTPSTLITATDSTVALVNGAQACNVYWQVGSSATLGVRTQFTGTVMALTSITLETGATVDGRVLARNGTVTLDSNTIIRSACATPTPSASPSASPGTTAGPVPGDGASAAPGTGSEAGTGSGSGTAAGTGTGAGSGPQVSRVPVGGVQTGDGSSVGSSVGAPVALALAGGVALVAGVLRLRARRPSPAA comes from the coding sequence ATGAGGATCACGACAGTCGCACGAAACCACGCGGGCCGACGGACGGCAGCCGTTGTCACGGTCGCCGCGGCGGTGGCCCTCGCGGTCGCCCTGGCGTCGAGCGCGCAGGCGGCCCCGGTCCGGGTCCCGCTGGCCACGGCGGACGCCTTCGCGATCCTCGCGGGCGCCGGCATCACGAACACGGGGTCGACGACCGTCGCCGGTGACATCGGCACGTCCCCGACGCCGTCGATCACGGGTGCGGGCTCGATCACGCAGACCGGCGCGACCCACGCGGCCGACGCGGTCGCCGACCGCGCCAAGACGGACCTCGTCGCCGCTTACGACCAGGCCGCGGGCCAGGGGCCGGTCGTCGCAGTGCCCGTCGAGCTCGGGGGCCTGACGCTGACGTCGGGCGTCTACTCCTCGGACGACGCGCTGGGCATCACCGGCACCCTGACCCTCGACGGGGGTGGCGACCCCGGTGCCGTCTTCGTCTTCCAGACCCCGTCGACGCTGATCACGGCGACCGACAGCACCGTCGCCCTCGTCAACGGCGCCCAGGCCTGCAACGTGTACTGGCAGGTCGGCAGCTCGGCCACGCTGGGCGTGCGGACGCAGTTCACCGGGACCGTCATGGCCCTGACGTCGATCACCCTCGAGACGGGGGCGACGGTCGACGGTCGCGTCCTCGCGCGCAACGGCACCGTGACGCTGGACTCGAACACGATCATCCGCTCGGCGTGCGCGACGCCCACGCCGAGCGCCTCGCCGAGCGCGAGCCCCGGCACGACCGCCGGACCCGTCCCCGGTGACGGCGCGAGCGCCGCTCCGGGCACGGGGTCGGAGGCCGGCACGGGCTCGGGGTCGGGCACGGCTGCCGGCACCGGCACGGGCGCCGGGAGCGGCCCGCAGGTCTCGCGCGTCCCGGTCGGCGGGGTGCAGACGGGCGACGGCAGCAGCGTCGGGTCGTCGGTCGGCGCACCAGTGGCGCTCGCCCTCGCCGGTGGTGTCGCCCTGGTCGCGGGCGTGCTGCGGCTGCGCGCGCGTCGTCCGTCCCCGGCGGCGTGA